CCTGCAAAGAGCGGCAAAAATGCTCCAAAACTAACATGGAAACCGATCATTAGGGAAAGTTCCCCCTCACAACCCAGCCAGCAACCCGAAACTATTTTTGAAAATCGACTTTTTCAGGAGCAACTAATTAACCGCAAATCTTATTAATCAGAAAGAGTATCGAAAATAGTGTCTAAATGTTCATTATCATTTACCCTCGCTACTGCTCTTCTTACCGTTTCATTATTTAAGTTCAATCGCTTTAAAGCAGAACCTTTTTTACGAATTATTTCAATTCGTCCGAAACTATTCCAATGGTTCTTCGCAAACTCAGCTAAACCAACGGCCTTTTTCCAATTGTCATCATAATCTTCTCTATGAGGCTCTAAAACATCAATGATATAATTATCCCCGTCTTTTCTAACTATAAGAAAATCGGGATAGAAAGATTTAATTTCATCTCCATCTTTATAAGGAACGCATAAGGCCCATGGTTTTCTATCATAATTTCTGAGCCACGCAACAACCTCTTCTTTTTCAATTTCATCCACAATGGTTGACTTCTCCCAGCTGTTAAATACAGCAGGAAAATTATTATCGTTATCAACATATAGATGTTTATCGTAATAGGCAAATTTCGGATCCGATTTATCGACATTTACCATTATAGATGGAGGTGCACTAAAATGAATGTGTTGTGGATCTTTTGCCATAATTTTTATTTTATTGTATCGTTCTTCTTCAGAACTGGATAGAGAACGAATCGCAATTTTATGTTTCTCGAATAATGTGTTAATTCGGTCATCACAAACTTGTTCGAGTTTCTCGAAAATCTCTTGATTCTGAAGTGTTAGGAATAATTCTAACTTCGGCCTATTTGGATCTTCTGAATCATAATAAGTTGACCAATACTCTAAATGCAGACCATCGCCTAATCTTTTCCCACACCTATTAAAGAGTTCGGATATATTAGCCTCAGTTAATTTTACTCGTACAGGATCACCTGGTATTTCAGTCCAAATACCTTGTTCAACAGTCACTGGGTATACAACTATTTCATCAGCTTCATCTACTTGTGTGCTAAAATCAGGATCAGAAGCTTTTAACAACTCTTTTTCAGAATGAAGTGTTTCAAGAATAAGCTTCTTTGATTCTTCGTATGCCTCAGGATCGATTCCATGAAAAGAAGTAAGCAGTCGTGAGAGTTTCATCAAACGACGTAAATTAGACATCTTTTTTGTCTTTTCAATATAATATGTCGGAATCTCCTCTAGTGCACGGAATAAAGCTTCACTGTTTTGTCTTCGGGTTAGAATCACTAAGTTATTCCCATCTTCAGGTTCTGTAGGTGGAACAATATCTGGATCACTTTTAAGAAATTCTATTACTTGTCGCAGTCCCTCTTTGTTATAATACGGGAGATACAATGAGACTGTGTTCAATAATTCATTCCTCTCTACCTTCCTGGCTAAGGGCGTACGCACCATCCTACCGATTAATTGAGCTATAAGAGTAAAGTCTTGTGCTCGACGAAATGACATCATTACCTCAGCACGTGGACAATCCCATCCAGTTGTTAAGCTTAGTTTGAACAAAACAAACTTTACATCTGTAGTTTCCTGTATCTGTGACGCATCAATCTTCCTAATTCTTCTATTGCCTACTGGAATATCAAAATCCTCTTCGAAACAATGTCTAATTTCTTCCTCCTTAATTGGC
Above is a window of Paenibacillus thermoaerophilus DNA encoding:
- a CDS encoding DEAD/DEAH box helicase, which gives rise to MKIELKDFQEIAVKELIKQVMYAKNEIRQGGAPQAVVLSSPTGSGKTVISAALMEAVLEGTDHFLAEEEAVFLWLSDQPELNKQSRKKILDSSDRIRESDIVIIDSDFDQETLDAGKLYFVNTQKLGRDKLLTIKGDKRFFTIWETINNTQLRFGEKFYLIIDEAHRGMNQNTREENFTKTIVQKFIYGSPEDGLLPIRLIIGISATPGRFLTLIQSTQHQQNRILREVTIDPEEVRTSGLLKDKIILHHPKEGQPSDWTLLATAARQWLLMRDSWNEYTKSQGIGPVNPVMVIQVEDRSEDSVTRTDLEMVIKTLEEEIGPIKEEEIRHCFEEDFDIPVGNRRIRKIDASQIQETTDVKFVLFKLSLTTGWDCPRAEVMMSFRRAQDFTLIAQLIGRMVRTPLARKVERNELLNTVSLYLPYYNKEGLRQVIEFLKSDPDIVPPTEPEDGNNLVILTRRQNSEALFRALEEIPTYYIEKTKKMSNLRRLMKLSRLLTSFHGIDPEAYEESKKLILETLHSEKELLKASDPDFSTQVDEADEIVVYPVTVEQGIWTEIPGDPVRVKLTEANISELFNRCGKRLGDGLHLEYWSTYYDSEDPNRPKLELFLTLQNQEIFEKLEQVCDDRINTLFEKHKIAIRSLSSSEEERYNKIKIMAKDPQHIHFSAPPSIMVNVDKSDPKFAYYDKHLYVDNDNNFPAVFNSWEKSTIVDEIEKEEVVAWLRNYDRKPWALCVPYKDGDEIKSFYPDFLIVRKDGDNYIIDVLEPHREDYDDNWKKAVGLAEFAKNHWNSFGRIEIIRKKGSALKRLNLNNETVRRAVARVNDNEHLDTIFDTLSD